A single window of Martelella sp. NC20 DNA harbors:
- a CDS encoding DHA2 family efflux MFS transporter permease subunit encodes MTDIAENAPATAQAGAVPSDHVPMRTWIAFIVMAFGMFMAILDIQIVASALSDIQAGISASADEIAWVQTSYLIAEVIMIPLSGILARIFSTRVVFSFSAAAFTACSALCATATSIDQMIVFRALQGFMSGGMVPAVFAVSFTAFPPSKRSTVIPVVGLVATLAPTIGPTVGGYLVAAFSWHWLFLINVIPGILVAVSAWLLIDFDKPDLSLLKRFDWLGLAAMATFLGALEYFLEEGNIKGWFTDDVIRYVFVAMLVGGVVFFYRAFTSPSPVVDLRAFGNFNFAVGSVFSFSLGIGLYGLVYLFPLYMARIRGYDALMIGETMFVTGAFMMATAPVAGFLQNKLDPRLMMGAGLALFALCTWQMTHITADWDYWNLFWPQAGRGVALMISMIPVSNIALGTLPPQDIKNASGLFNLTRNLGGAVGLAVINTLLSRRSDFHFDRLAETVNAASATTQEWVDALAGLYNSHGIDGEKAAVLQLDQIVSQQAWLMAFIDIFTILTVLFVCLSFCIILVRKPKAGAGGGGH; translated from the coding sequence ATGACAGATATAGCCGAAAACGCGCCGGCCACGGCGCAGGCGGGGGCAGTGCCCTCGGACCATGTTCCTATGCGCACATGGATCGCCTTCATCGTCATGGCGTTCGGCATGTTCATGGCGATCCTGGATATTCAGATCGTCGCCTCGGCGCTGTCGGATATCCAGGCCGGGATTTCGGCGAGCGCGGACGAAATCGCCTGGGTACAGACCTCCTACCTGATCGCCGAAGTGATCATGATCCCGCTGTCGGGCATTCTGGCGCGGATTTTTTCGACGCGGGTCGTGTTCAGCTTTTCAGCGGCGGCCTTTACCGCCTGCAGCGCGCTTTGCGCCACGGCCACCAGCATCGACCAGATGATCGTCTTCCGCGCGCTCCAGGGCTTCATGTCGGGCGGCATGGTGCCGGCGGTGTTTGCGGTTTCGTTCACCGCCTTTCCGCCGTCCAAGCGCTCGACCGTCATCCCCGTCGTCGGGCTTGTGGCGACGCTCGCGCCGACGATCGGCCCGACGGTCGGCGGCTATCTTGTCGCCGCCTTTTCGTGGCACTGGCTGTTCCTGATCAACGTCATCCCGGGCATTCTGGTGGCCGTCAGCGCTTGGCTGCTGATCGACTTCGACAAGCCCGACCTTTCACTGCTGAAGCGGTTCGACTGGCTGGGCCTTGCCGCCATGGCGACCTTCCTCGGCGCGCTCGAATATTTTCTGGAAGAGGGCAATATCAAGGGCTGGTTTACCGACGACGTCATCCGCTACGTGTTCGTCGCCATGCTCGTCGGCGGGGTCGTGTTCTTCTACCGCGCCTTCACAAGCCCCTCGCCGGTGGTCGATCTCAGGGCCTTCGGCAATTTCAACTTCGCGGTCGGCTCGGTCTTCTCGTTCTCGCTCGGCATCGGGCTTTACGGCCTCGTCTATCTGTTCCCGCTCTATATGGCGCGGATCCGCGGCTATGACGCGCTGATGATCGGGGAGACGATGTTCGTCACCGGCGCGTTCATGATGGCCACCGCCCCGGTTGCAGGCTTCCTGCAGAATAAGCTCGACCCGCGGCTGATGATGGGGGCGGGACTGGCGCTGTTTGCGCTGTGCACCTGGCAGATGACCCATATCACCGCCGACTGGGACTACTGGAACCTGTTCTGGCCGCAGGCGGGCCGCGGGGTGGCGCTGATGATCTCGATGATCCCGGTCTCCAACATCGCGCTCGGCACGCTGCCGCCGCAGGATATCAAGAACGCATCCGGCCTCTTCAACCTGACCCGCAATCTCGGCGGCGCCGTCGGGCTGGCCGTCATCAACACGCTGCTCAGCCGCCGCTCCGATTTTCATTTCGACCGGCTGGCGGAAACGGTAAACGCGGCGAGCGCCACGACACAGGAATGGGTCGACGCGCTGGCCGGGCTCTACAACAGCCACGGCATTGACGGCGAAAAGGCAGCGGTGCTGCAGCTCGACCAGATCGTCAGCCAGCAGGCGTGGCTGATGGCGTTCATCGATATCTTCACGATCCTGACGGTGCTGTTCGTCTGCCTGAGCTTCTGCATCATTCTCGTGCGCAAACCCAAGGCGGGGGCTGGCGGCGGCGGCCATTAG
- a CDS encoding branched-chain amino acid ABC transporter permease: MAGNIVGILFDGLAYGSLLFLVGVGLSITMGLMNFINLAHGSFAMIGGYASVYLANRAGIPFLATLPLAFLAAGLCGIIAERLLFQRLYKAPHLDQMLFTVGFVFSSIAAAHYFFGASQQFVEMPDLLQGQVRFMGVDFGKYRLLLIAFVAAVTLALHLMLSKTRFGAEIRAAVDNQDAAAGLGINVNLVFALCFALGTGLAGLGGALGVEVLGLDPTFPLKYMVYFLLVVVVGGAGSIKGPLIAALLLGVFDVAGKYFVPEVGAFIIYVMMIVLLIAFPSGLGGKRA, from the coding sequence ATGGCAGGTAATATTGTCGGCATTCTCTTCGACGGACTGGCCTATGGCAGCTTGCTGTTTCTGGTCGGCGTCGGGCTTTCCATCACCATGGGACTGATGAATTTCATCAATCTGGCGCATGGCTCGTTCGCCATGATCGGCGGCTATGCAAGTGTCTATCTGGCCAACAGGGCGGGTATTCCGTTTCTGGCTACGCTGCCGCTCGCCTTTCTGGCCGCCGGGCTCTGCGGTATCATAGCCGAACGACTTCTGTTTCAAAGGCTCTACAAGGCGCCGCATCTCGACCAGATGCTGTTTACTGTCGGTTTCGTGTTTTCCTCGATTGCAGCCGCGCATTATTTCTTCGGTGCGTCGCAGCAATTCGTCGAAATGCCGGACCTGCTTCAGGGGCAGGTCCGTTTCATGGGCGTTGATTTCGGCAAATACCGTTTGCTTCTGATCGCTTTTGTCGCGGCCGTCACGCTGGCGCTCCACCTGATGCTGTCGAAGACCCGCTTCGGCGCGGAAATCCGCGCGGCCGTCGACAATCAGGATGCGGCGGCAGGCCTTGGCATCAATGTCAACCTGGTGTTTGCCCTCTGCTTTGCGCTGGGCACCGGCCTTGCCGGTCTCGGCGGCGCGCTGGGCGTGGAAGTGCTCGGGCTCGATCCGACCTTTCCATTGAAATATATGGTCTATTTCCTGCTGGTCGTGGTTGTCGGCGGTGCCGGTTCGATCAAGGGGCCGTTGATCGCCGCATTGCTCCTTGGCGTCTTCGATGTCGCGGGCAAGTATTTCGTGCCGGAAGTCGGCGCCTTCATCATCTATGTCATGATGATCGTGCTGCTGATCGCATTTCCCTCCGGTCTTGGGGGGAAGCGCGCGTGA
- the argF gene encoding ornithine carbamoyltransferase, giving the protein MSNPRHFLDLSAVSKSALRGILDDAASRKTAQKAGTADKPLAGKVLAMIFEKPSTRTRVSFDVGMRQLGGETLVLSGKDMQLGRAETIGDTAKVLSRYVDAIMIRTTDHDRLLELAETATVPVINGLTDATHPCQIMADLQTFEEHNGPVAGKTIAWTGDGNNVLHSFLEGAGRFSYRMNIAVPQGSEPEMRFVDWARAEGAEVNFFDTAAEAVAGADCVVTDTWVSMNQEHKARGHNVFQPYQVNADLMKKANGNAIFMHCLPAHRGEEVTDEVMDGPQSVVFDEAENRLHAQKSVLAWCLGAFD; this is encoded by the coding sequence ATGTCCAATCCGAGGCATTTTCTCGATCTCTCCGCCGTTTCGAAATCCGCGCTGCGCGGCATTCTCGACGATGCGGCGAGCCGAAAGACCGCCCAGAAGGCTGGCACCGCGGACAAGCCTCTTGCCGGCAAGGTGCTGGCGATGATCTTCGAGAAGCCTTCGACGCGCACCCGGGTCTCCTTCGACGTCGGCATGCGTCAGCTCGGCGGCGAGACGCTGGTGCTTTCGGGCAAGGACATGCAGCTCGGCCGGGCGGAGACGATCGGCGACACCGCGAAGGTGCTGTCGCGCTATGTCGATGCGATCATGATCCGCACCACCGATCACGACCGGCTGCTGGAACTTGCCGAAACCGCCACCGTGCCGGTGATCAACGGGCTGACGGATGCGACCCATCCCTGCCAGATCATGGCCGACCTGCAGACCTTCGAGGAGCATAACGGCCCAGTGGCAGGCAAGACCATCGCCTGGACCGGCGACGGCAACAATGTACTGCATTCCTTTCTTGAAGGGGCAGGGCGGTTTTCCTATCGCATGAACATTGCCGTGCCGCAGGGCTCCGAGCCGGAAATGCGGTTTGTGGACTGGGCGCGCGCGGAAGGGGCGGAGGTCAATTTCTTCGATACCGCGGCCGAAGCCGTCGCCGGCGCAGACTGCGTCGTCACCGACACCTGGGTTTCGATGAACCAGGAGCACAAGGCGCGCGGCCACAACGTGTTCCAGCCCTATCAGGTGAATGCGGACCTGATGAAAAAGGCGAACGGCAACGCCATATTCATGCACTGCCTGCCCGCCCATCGCGGCGAGGAGGTGACTGACGAGGTGATGGACGGCCCGCAATCGGTCGTCTTTGACGAGGCCGAGAACCGGCTTCATGCCCAGAAATCCGTTCTGGCCTGGTGTCTCGGCGCGTTCGATTGA
- a CDS encoding ABC transporter substrate-binding protein encodes MIKRRYFLGAALAATALTAGLPAFAAGDTVKVGVVLSLSGPFSIYGTQMQNGIDLFMKQHGDEVAGKKIELIIKDDGGIAPDRARRAVQDLLVRDHVDVLAGFTFTASAMASAPLAEKTKTAMIVMNASSSHITDASPYMIRVGQTLPQITEPAGRYAAEHGYKNVYTLVADITAGHDAETAFNRGMTTNGGTVAGSLRVPAQNPDFAPFIQRIKDARPDAVFVWLPPGEATINFIKEFDQRGLKEAGITMLGTGDLTDELTIRQTGDAGLGVVTTGHYSMAHDTDLNREFVKAYLADYPDDPWPNFLSVSAYDGMAGLYYALEKTGGDASGPAIAEALKGATIESPRGPLTIDPENRDIVQTIYVRKVEALDGQLANVEFFEFPESRDMTP; translated from the coding sequence ATGATTAAACGCAGATATTTTCTTGGTGCGGCACTGGCTGCAACCGCACTGACGGCAGGACTTCCTGCCTTTGCCGCGGGCGACACCGTCAAGGTTGGCGTGGTTCTGTCGCTTTCCGGACCCTTCAGCATTTACGGCACCCAGATGCAGAACGGTATCGACCTGTTCATGAAGCAGCATGGCGATGAAGTCGCGGGCAAAAAGATCGAACTGATCATCAAGGACGACGGCGGCATTGCCCCCGATCGTGCCCGCCGCGCCGTGCAGGATCTTCTCGTGCGCGATCATGTCGATGTCCTGGCCGGGTTCACCTTCACCGCTTCGGCCATGGCCTCCGCGCCGCTGGCCGAGAAAACCAAAACGGCAATGATCGTCATGAACGCATCATCGTCGCATATCACCGATGCCAGCCCCTATATGATCCGCGTCGGCCAGACCCTGCCTCAGATCACCGAGCCTGCCGGCCGCTACGCCGCCGAACACGGCTATAAAAATGTCTATACGCTGGTGGCCGACATCACGGCCGGTCACGATGCGGAAACGGCCTTCAATCGCGGCATGACGACGAATGGCGGCACGGTTGCGGGAAGCCTGCGCGTTCCGGCGCAGAACCCGGATTTCGCACCGTTCATACAGCGTATCAAGGACGCCAGGCCGGATGCGGTGTTCGTCTGGCTGCCGCCGGGCGAGGCGACCATCAACTTCATCAAGGAATTTGACCAGCGTGGCCTCAAGGAAGCGGGCATCACCATGCTGGGCACGGGCGATCTCACCGACGAACTGACCATTCGCCAGACCGGCGACGCAGGGCTTGGCGTGGTGACCACCGGCCATTATTCGATGGCGCATGACACCGACCTCAATCGGGAATTCGTGAAAGCCTATCTTGCCGACTACCCCGATGATCCGTGGCCGAATTTCCTCTCGGTTTCCGCCTATGACGGCATGGCAGGGCTTTACTACGCGCTGGAAAAGACCGGAGGCGATGCCTCGGGTCCGGCCATTGCCGAGGCGCTGAAAGGGGCGACCATTGAAAGCCCGCGTGGACCGCTCACCATCGACCCGGAAAACCGTGACATCGTTCAGACCATCTATGTCCGAAAGGTCGAGGCGCTCGATGGACAACTCGCCAATGTCGAGTTTTTCGAATTTCCCGAAAGCCGGGACATGACGCCCTGA
- a CDS encoding ABC transporter ATP-binding protein encodes MKHDTSFLSRSAGFALATEGLSKSWGGFQANSDISFALPTGARHALIGPNGAGKTTFINMLTGVLSPTSGKVFIGGEDVTHTSQEERVRKGMARTFQINTLFPRLTVLESVLLAILERKGLARHWFRPLQSHAIEIEEALDLIQDLGLENQAGSAVETLAYGKQRLVEIALALASRPHILLLDEPAAGIPAGESTEVFNVIARLPADVSILFIEHDMELVRRFAERITVLVSGKVLTEGTPDEIMSDRRVREVYLGEAGHD; translated from the coding sequence ATGAAACACGATACCAGTTTCCTTTCCAGAAGCGCGGGCTTTGCGCTTGCAACAGAGGGGTTGTCGAAAAGCTGGGGCGGTTTTCAGGCCAACAGCGATATCAGCTTTGCCCTGCCCACAGGCGCGCGACATGCGCTGATCGGGCCGAATGGCGCGGGAAAGACCACCTTCATCAACATGCTGACCGGCGTGCTGTCGCCGACCTCCGGCAAGGTGTTCATCGGCGGCGAGGACGTGACGCATACCTCGCAGGAGGAGCGCGTGCGCAAGGGCATGGCCCGCACGTTCCAGATCAACACGCTGTTTCCCAGGCTCACGGTTCTCGAAAGCGTGCTGTTGGCCATACTTGAGCGCAAGGGTCTCGCGCGGCACTGGTTCCGCCCGCTGCAAAGCCATGCGATCGAAATCGAGGAGGCGCTCGATCTGATCCAGGATCTCGGGCTTGAAAACCAGGCAGGCAGTGCGGTGGAGACGCTTGCCTATGGCAAGCAACGCCTGGTCGAGATTGCATTGGCACTGGCATCGCGGCCGCACATTCTTCTGCTCGATGAGCCGGCGGCCGGCATTCCGGCAGGCGAAAGCACCGAGGTCTTCAACGTCATTGCCAGGCTGCCCGCCGATGTCAGTATTCTCTTCATCGAGCACGACATGGAGCTGGTGCGCCGCTTTGCCGAACGCATCACCGTTCTGGTGTCGGGCAAGGTGCTGACCGAAGGGACCCCGGACGAGATCATGAGCGATCGCCGCGTCCGCGAAGTCTATCTCGGGGAGGCCGGCCATGACTGA
- a CDS encoding TetR/AcrR family transcriptional regulator gives MGFGKAKGGFCRPNEEAGRCVFGRIGRHAAGEDPAKRAQILEGARQVFMNVGFDAASMNDITRAAGVSKGTIYVYFENKGELFQTIILEAKQRIFEDLRQTLAEDDAVENVLTRFGERLATGMTCEETIRAMRIAIGVAERFPELVRTFFGDHPDNLIDTLTEFVVARSEAGELAAAEPRVAAQQLLDLCTGHLWKMRLFGLMDGPPPRADIERMAERGVRTFMKSYGPQAVGPA, from the coding sequence TTGGGATTTGGAAAAGCCAAGGGCGGCTTCTGTCGACCGAATGAGGAAGCGGGCCGCTGTGTTTTCGGGCGTATCGGCCGGCATGCGGCCGGCGAGGATCCGGCCAAGCGTGCGCAGATACTCGAGGGCGCGCGACAGGTGTTCATGAATGTCGGTTTCGATGCCGCCAGCATGAACGACATAACCCGGGCCGCCGGCGTTTCCAAGGGCACGATCTACGTCTATTTCGAAAACAAGGGCGAACTGTTCCAGACCATCATCCTGGAGGCCAAGCAGCGTATCTTCGAGGACCTGCGACAGACCCTGGCCGAGGATGATGCGGTTGAAAACGTTCTGACGCGCTTTGGCGAGCGGCTTGCGACAGGCATGACCTGCGAGGAAACGATCAGGGCGATGCGGATCGCCATCGGCGTTGCCGAGCGCTTCCCGGAACTGGTGCGCACATTCTTCGGCGACCATCCCGACAACCTGATCGATACCCTGACCGAGTTCGTAGTCGCGCGCTCGGAGGCGGGAGAACTGGCGGCCGCCGAGCCGCGCGTCGCCGCCCAGCAATTGCTGGATCTGTGTACCGGTCATCTCTGGAAAATGCGGCTGTTCGGGCTGATGGACGGGCCGCCGCCGCGGGCTGATATCGAGCGGATGGCCGAGCGCGGCGTCCGCACCTTCATGAAAAGCTACGGCCCGCAGGCGGTGGGACCGGCGTAA
- a CDS encoding TerC family protein → MNDILVLATQPEAWAALVTLIVMEVVLGIDNLVFISILTNKLPEANRQRARRIGLGLALVLRLVLLGAVAWIVQLTEPVFTAFDHGFSWKDIILIAGGLFLVWKATKEIHHNVDPEEDAGGIVGGAVKTGFAAAIFQILLLDLVFSVDSIITAVGMTDHLPIMVIAVVVAVTLMLIASGPLARFIEANPTIVMLALSFLLMIGMTLIADGLGFHVPKGYIYAAMTFSGLVELLNMLARRKRMRDRAARGEPAPSAPTRH, encoded by the coding sequence TTGAACGACATTCTTGTATTGGCCACCCAGCCCGAGGCATGGGCCGCTCTCGTGACGCTGATCGTGATGGAAGTCGTGCTCGGCATCGACAACCTCGTCTTCATTTCGATCCTGACCAACAAGCTGCCGGAAGCCAATCGTCAGCGCGCGCGGCGGATCGGCCTCGGCCTGGCGCTGGTGCTGCGTCTGGTCCTGCTCGGCGCGGTCGCCTGGATCGTGCAGCTGACAGAGCCGGTTTTCACGGCCTTTGACCATGGGTTTTCCTGGAAGGATATCATCCTGATCGCCGGCGGGCTGTTCCTGGTCTGGAAGGCAACCAAGGAAATTCACCACAATGTCGATCCGGAGGAAGATGCGGGCGGGATCGTCGGCGGCGCGGTGAAGACCGGCTTTGCCGCCGCGATCTTCCAGATCCTGCTGCTCGATCTGGTGTTTTCCGTCGACAGCATCATCACCGCCGTCGGCATGACCGACCATCTGCCGATCATGGTCATTGCCGTTGTCGTCGCGGTGACGCTGATGCTGATTGCCTCGGGCCCGCTCGCCCGCTTCATCGAGGCCAACCCGACCATCGTGATGCTGGCGCTTTCCTTCCTGCTGATGATCGGCATGACGCTGATTGCCGATGGCCTCGGCTTCCACGTGCCGAAGGGCTACATCTATGCGGCCATGACTTTTTCGGGCCTCGTCGAACTGCTCAACATGCTGGCGCGGCGCAAACGGATGAGGGACCGGGCCGCTCGCGGGGAGCCCGCACCCAGCGCGCCAACGCGTCACTGA
- a CDS encoding alpha/beta fold hydrolase produces the protein MHIIGNFMGGHSAVAFALAHPEKVGKLILMGGGTGGVSLFTPQPAEGIKLIGALYRNPTIENLKKMMDVFVFDSSDLTEELFETRLKNILARRDHLENFVKSLAVNPRQFPNVDHRLHEITAETLIVWGRNDRFVPMDTGIRLVAGIQKSELHVFNQCGHWVQWEYADKFNRMVLDFL, from the coding sequence ATCCACATCATCGGCAATTTCATGGGCGGTCACAGCGCGGTTGCCTTTGCACTCGCCCATCCCGAAAAGGTCGGCAAGCTGATCCTGATGGGTGGTGGCACCGGCGGCGTCAGCCTATTCACGCCGCAACCCGCCGAAGGCATCAAGTTGATCGGCGCGCTTTACCGCAATCCCACCATCGAGAACCTGAAGAAGATGATGGATGTTTTCGTCTTCGACTCAAGCGATCTCACCGAAGAGCTGTTCGAGACCCGGTTGAAGAACATTCTGGCGCGCCGCGACCATCTGGAAAATTTCGTCAAGAGCCTGGCCGTCAATCCTCGCCAGTTCCCAAATGTCGATCACCGACTGCATGAAATCACCGCCGAAACGCTGATCGTGTGGGGTCGAAACGACCGTTTTGTGCCGATGGATACCGGCATCAGGCTCGTAGCGGGCATACAAAAGTCCGAACTGCACGTCTTCAATCAATGTGGCCACTGGGTTCAGTGGGAATATGCCGACAAGTTCAATCGGATGGTGCTCGACTTTCTGTGA
- a CDS encoding branched-chain amino acid ABC transporter permease, which translates to MTIRFQAVQRLASPRPGLVEIIFWLLPAAIYFLLPYDRALLLSLMTYAIAVLGLDLVLGYAGIVSLGHAAFFGIGAYTAGLLSVNGWREPLTGLLISGALTLAIGYLTSFLVVRGKDLTRLMVTLGICLVTYEIANRMSGVTGGVDGLSGIEMAPLFGVFEFDFFGNTAYWYAYAVLVIVFVALKFFASSPLGLSLRAIREGVDRMPALGASVNNRLRVAFTLSAGIAGIAGGLMAQTTQFVGVDSLSVTRSAEFLVMLVLGGTGRLYGAVIGTAVFVVAHDFLNDVNPVYWEFWMGVLLMAVVFFLRGGLTGGASDLVRFIASKGLTVVGKREPAE; encoded by the coding sequence GTGACGATCCGTTTTCAGGCAGTCCAAAGGCTTGCGTCGCCGCGTCCGGGTCTTGTTGAAATCATCTTCTGGCTGTTGCCGGCCGCCATCTACTTCCTGTTGCCCTACGACCGGGCGCTCCTTCTGTCGTTGATGACCTATGCCATCGCGGTTCTGGGCCTTGACCTTGTGCTCGGCTATGCCGGGATCGTTTCGCTCGGCCACGCCGCCTTCTTCGGTATCGGCGCCTATACGGCGGGGCTTCTATCCGTCAATGGCTGGCGCGAGCCGCTGACCGGGCTTCTGATCTCGGGCGCGCTGACGCTCGCCATCGGGTATCTGACAAGCTTCCTTGTGGTGCGCGGCAAGGATCTGACACGATTGATGGTGACGCTCGGCATCTGCCTCGTGACCTATGAAATTGCCAATCGCATGAGCGGTGTGACCGGCGGCGTAGATGGGCTGTCCGGCATCGAAATGGCGCCGCTTTTCGGGGTTTTCGAGTTCGATTTCTTCGGCAATACCGCCTATTGGTATGCCTATGCGGTGCTCGTCATCGTTTTTGTCGCGCTGAAGTTTTTTGCCTCCTCGCCGCTCGGCCTGTCCCTGCGTGCCATCCGCGAGGGCGTTGACCGAATGCCCGCCCTCGGCGCTTCGGTCAACAACCGGCTGCGGGTCGCCTTCACCCTTTCAGCCGGGATCGCCGGAATCGCCGGTGGCCTGATGGCGCAGACGACGCAGTTCGTCGGCGTCGATTCCCTCTCGGTTACCCGTTCGGCCGAATTCCTGGTGATGCTGGTCCTGGGCGGCACGGGCAGGCTTTACGGCGCGGTCATCGGCACGGCCGTGTTCGTGGTCGCCCATGATTTTCTCAATGACGTCAATCCGGTCTACTGGGAGTTCTGGATGGGCGTTCTGCTGATGGCCGTGGTCTTTTTTCTGCGCGGCGGGCTGACCGGCGGTGCGAGCGATCTGGTGCGCTTCATCGCGTCCAAAGGCCTTACGGTCGTGGGCAAGAGGGAGCCTGCGGAATGA
- a CDS encoding Hsp33 family molecular chaperone, translating into MENLETQLGELGFAGDDMVVPFQVDALDVRGRTVQLGPLLDKMLARHAYPEPVARLLAEAVVLTALIGTSLKFEGKFTVQTKGDGPVDLLVADFSTPDALRGYARFDQDALDAAIAAGRSEPEALLGKGVLAFTIDQGGFMQPYQGIVELDGRSLEEIAMAYFRQSEQIPTAVRLGVAKLFSRDEDGQPRESWRAGGLVAQFLPQEPERMRQPDLPGGDGDEGFLSHDPDDAWSEARAMVETIDLDEITDPEIGAERLLYRLFHERGVAVYPAHGVYDRCSCSREKIRDVLGAFTAEEIEDSTENGKITVTCEFCSTAYEYTPEELRKV; encoded by the coding sequence ATGGAAAATCTTGAAACGCAACTCGGCGAACTCGGTTTCGCCGGTGATGACATGGTTGTGCCCTTCCAGGTGGATGCGCTCGATGTGCGCGGCCGCACGGTCCAGCTCGGCCCGCTGCTCGACAAAATGCTGGCGCGCCATGCTTATCCCGAGCCCGTCGCCCGCCTGCTTGCCGAAGCCGTGGTGCTGACGGCGCTGATCGGCACGTCGCTGAAATTCGAGGGCAAGTTCACCGTGCAGACCAAGGGCGACGGTCCGGTCGATCTGCTGGTCGCCGATTTCTCGACCCCGGATGCGCTGCGCGGCTACGCCCGGTTCGATCAGGACGCACTCGACGCCGCGATCGCCGCTGGGCGCAGCGAACCGGAAGCGCTGCTCGGCAAGGGCGTGCTTGCCTTCACCATCGATCAGGGCGGCTTCATGCAACCCTATCAGGGGATCGTCGAACTCGACGGGCGCTCGCTTGAGGAAATCGCGATGGCCTATTTCCGCCAGTCGGAGCAAATCCCGACGGCGGTGCGCCTTGGCGTCGCGAAACTGTTTTCGCGTGACGAGGACGGCCAGCCGCGCGAAAGCTGGCGGGCCGGCGGGCTGGTGGCCCAGTTCCTGCCGCAGGAGCCCGAGCGCATGCGTCAGCCGGACCTTCCGGGCGGCGATGGCGACGAAGGCTTCCTTTCGCACGATCCGGACGATGCCTGGTCGGAAGCCCGCGCCATGGTCGAAACCATCGACCTCGACGAGATCACCGATCCCGAGATCGGCGCCGAACGGCTGCTCTACCGGCTGTTTCACGAACGCGGCGTGGCGGTTTATCCCGCCCACGGGGTTTACGACCGCTGTTCGTGCTCGAGAGAGAAGATCCGCGACGTGCTCGGCGCCTTCACGGCCGAGGAGATCGAGGACAGCACCGAAAACGGCAAGATTACGGTGACCTGCGAATTCTGCTCGACGGCGTATGAATATACGCCCGAGGAGTTGCGGAAGGTCTGA
- a CDS encoding HlyD family secretion protein, whose translation MTTETDVHPEPRPAEKKRGGGVRKIIFSLIGIALIAGAGWLGYHWWTDGRFMVSTDDAYIEGDIAMISPKVSGYVESVAIENNQRVRKGDLLVKIDDGDYQNALAQAEAQLNAQNVALKATEAQIAGAKASLAQAKANRDALDPQIDNAKSVLQRADTLREKGAATVAAFDDARSALDQLKAQVQAADAAVEVAKSNITTAEAELAQQQAALQERKLAIDMAKRNLGFTEIRAPFDGVFGNKNVQVGDLVASGTRLGALVPTDDLYVVANFKETDLDRLGVGAKVKVSVDAFEKDDFTGTVESFSPASGAVFALLPPQNATGNFTKIVQRLPVRISIPKDVLDGQYLKAGLSVTAEVDSRTAPDGTIGETIAANR comes from the coding sequence ATGACGACTGAGACAGATGTGCACCCCGAACCGCGCCCGGCCGAGAAGAAGCGCGGCGGCGGGGTGCGTAAGATCATTTTTTCGCTGATCGGGATCGCGCTCATCGCCGGCGCCGGTTGGCTCGGCTATCACTGGTGGACCGACGGCCGCTTCATGGTTTCCACCGACGACGCCTATATCGAGGGCGACATCGCCATGATCTCCCCCAAGGTTTCCGGTTACGTCGAAAGCGTCGCGATTGAAAACAACCAGCGCGTCAGGAAGGGCGATCTTCTGGTCAAGATCGACGATGGCGATTACCAGAACGCGCTCGCCCAGGCTGAAGCGCAGCTCAACGCCCAGAATGTGGCGCTGAAGGCGACCGAGGCCCAGATCGCCGGCGCCAAGGCCTCGCTGGCGCAGGCCAAGGCCAACCGCGATGCGCTCGATCCGCAGATCGACAACGCCAAATCCGTGCTTCAGCGCGCCGATACCCTGCGCGAAAAGGGCGCGGCCACCGTCGCCGCCTTCGATGATGCAAGGTCGGCGCTCGATCAGTTGAAGGCCCAGGTCCAGGCCGCCGATGCAGCGGTTGAAGTCGCGAAATCCAATATCACGACGGCTGAGGCCGAACTTGCCCAGCAGCAGGCTGCCCTGCAGGAACGCAAGCTTGCGATCGACATGGCGAAGCGCAATCTCGGCTTTACCGAAATCCGCGCGCCCTTCGACGGCGTGTTCGGAAACAAGAATGTCCAGGTCGGCGATCTCGTTGCCTCCGGGACGCGGCTCGGCGCGCTGGTGCCGACCGACGACCTCTACGTCGTCGCCAATTTCAAGGAGACCGATCTCGACCGCCTCGGCGTCGGGGCGAAGGTCAAGGTCTCCGTTGACGCCTTCGAGAAAGACGACTTCACCGGTACGGTCGAGTCCTTCTCGCCGGCCTCCGGCGCCGTCTTCGCGCTGCTGCCGCCGCAAAACGCGACAGGCAATTTCACCAAGATCGTCCAGCGCCTGCCGGTGCGGATCTCGATCCCGAAGGACGTGCTGGACGGGCAGTATCTGAAGGCCGGGCTTTCGGTCACCGCCGAGGTCGACAGCCGCACCGCGCCCGATGGGACGATCGGCGAAACGATCGCCGCCAACCGCTGA